The following nucleotide sequence is from uncultured Campylobacter sp..
AAATTTAGCAGACTAAGAAGGATTATTCCTCGATCTTGCCGGTTTTGATGCGGCGCTCGTAGATTTCGCGCATCTCTCTGATATCATTTTTGACCTCGAATACGCCGTGCCAATGCGAATAATCAGGTCCGCCCATTAGCGCGCCTTGGCGCATTCTGCGACCCTCGTGGTGCCATGAAACATAGTAGATTCGCTGGAACGCATCCGCCCAAGGATCGTCTTTTAGAAGTTTCTTTTCCTTAAGCTCTTTTAGCATCTTAGTCGCTTCGTCGTTGTAAACGTTATATAGAAGTACCTGCTTATCGCCCGCCTCAAAGAAATTATTCGTGTGGGTACTTGCATGGCATTCTTTGCAGACTTGCTTCATCTCGGCACGCGCTGCCTCAGGACCGTTGAGGTTACCCGCCAAAGGATTACCAATGTTTAACTTGCCGGTATTTAAAAACTCGCTTACCGCGGTCTCATTACCGCCGGTGCGTAGATTGCTCTTAGGCAGCCACAAATTCCACTTCAAGCGTTGAGATACATTGTGAGTGGAGTTTAGATCGCCCACACCGCCGCTAATATGGCAGGTCGCGCATGTAGGAGCGCGGTAATCAGGAACTGCCCAAGTACCAGGAGCGCTGTCAAATTTCCACTCATTGCCTTCAGCGTTAAATACGTGTCCGTGCATTGAGTTATTGTAAATTTCGATATCCGGATGATCAGGTCCTAAGTGGCAAGATGCGCAAGCAGCAGGCTTACGAGCTTCAGCAATCGAAAATTTATGACCCGAGTGGCACGATTTGCATCCGCCTACGCTACCGTCCGGATAAACCGTACCAATGCCGTAAACGGGCCAGGTCTCTTTGGTAGGCTTGTTATGCTCATCCATTTTAACGACGCTACCGTGGCATTGAGAGCAGCCGGTAATATCAGGCGCATGTTTAAGATCAGGGATATCACGTCCTTCGTAGTGATACATTAGATCAACTATTCCTTTGTTGGCTTGCATCTGCATAGCACCTCTTGCGTGACCGCTGTTTTCAAACTCTTTAACCTCGTTGCTGTGGCATTTAGCACAGGTTTTTGGGCTAACTAGCACCGAAATATGATTGTCTGTGTCTTTCGGATGCGGCTCTTTAGCTGCCATAGGGCTATCTGCTGGCTGCGAGTGGCAGTCGGTACAGCTAACGCCTACGTGAGCGTGGCGGCTCATCTTCCAATCCGCAACGACGCCCGGAGTTTTTTCGGCATGGCACTCGACACAGCGTCTAGCTAGCGGCGTAAGCTGCCTATTTACCTTTAAATTCTTCGTAAGACTAACGTTTACGGAATTGCTTACGTTCGCGTCCGACGCGGACATATTCGCATGCTGCGCGGGCATTTCTGCGAATGCAAACGATGCGATACAGGCTATTAAAATAGCGACTTTTTTTAGCATTGCTTCTCCTTTACTTGGTTTTGTTATTTTCTCGGTTGTATTTATCCCAATATTTGGTAATCTCTATACCCATATTTTTGTGACCGACGTTTTCGTGGCACTGCACGCAGGTTTTGCCGGTAGTGCCCGCGAAATAATCCCTATGCGCGAGCCAGGCTTTATTTACTTGATTATTCTGCTCTTTTAAATTTCGGTGGCAGCTTAGACAGCCGCTTTCATAGACGAAATGATTTCGCTCCTTGCGTTTTTCTTGCCAGTCGATCTTATCGGCATCGGTAAAGACCGTCTTGTAGACATCATTTGCGGAGGTTAGAGCTTTGGTCCAAAGATACATAAAGGTATTTTCATGAGAGACGTGACAGGCGACGCAATCGGCTTTGAAACCTTGCGGGTTATTGCCGCCGTGAACGTCGTTGTGAAAGGCGTTTGCCATCGGCTGCATCGTATGACAGGATACGCAGAATTTATCGGTGCCCGTAAGGTGAACCATCTCTGCAATCCCAAGAGAAAGTATCATTCCTATAAGCACACAAGCGCCCACGAGCAGCACAAGAGTTTTCTTTTTCATAGGTTTCCTTGATTTTAAAATTTCTTCGCAAAATTTTTAGTATTTGATAATTCGAAAAGCGATATTTTATTATAAAAAGATTAAAAACCGCTTATTTTCTAGCCTTTTGTTAAAATTTATTAAATGAATATAAAATTTTAAACTAAGTTTTTAGTTTAACGGAATATAATCCATTAAAATTTCAATACAAGGAGAGATCATGAAAACGATCCAAGCGGCTGAGATTACAAAAGTAGTCAGCGAGCTTTGCAAAAAAGCCTGTTATCAAGTCACGCCCGATATGCGCGCAGCATTTGAGAAAGCGCGCGAGAACGAGACTTCGCCTATCGGCAAAGATATCTTAGGCAAGCTCTTACAAAATGCCGATTTGGCGGCAAAAGAGGTCGCACCGATCTGCCAAGATACCGGTATGACGGTGGTTTTTGTCGAACTCGGTCAGGATGTGCATATCGAGGGCGGATATTTGGAGGATGCTATCAATGCAGGCGTTGCGGACGGCTACGTAGGCGGCTATCTGCGTAAATCCGTGGTCGCAGAGCCGCTTTTTGAGCGTAAAAACACCACAAACAATACCCCCGCAGTCATCAATACCCGCATCGTTCCCGGCGACAAACTTAAGATCAAAGTAGCCCCAAAAGGCTTCGGCAGCGAAAACAAATCGGTGCTAAAAATGCTCGTTCCCGCAGACGGCATCGAGGGGGTAAAAAAAGTATTTTTAGAGGCGGTTAAATACGCAGGCCCTAACGCTTGCCCTCCTATGGTCGTAGGCGTCGGTATCGGCGGCACGATGGATAAGGCGGCGCTTTTAGCCAAACAAGCCGCGGTTCGCTCGATCGACAGCAGAAATCCCGACGAGCGCTACGCCAAACTAGAGGATGAACTACTGGAGATGGCGCGCGCTACGGGCGTCGGTCCGCAAGGTTTGGGCGGCATAAACACCGCTGTTAAGGTAAATGTAGAGTGGTATCCGACCCACATAGCGGGGCTTCCGGTCGCCGTTAATATCAACTGCCACGCGGCTCGCCATGCCGACGCTGAACTATAAGGAGGAAATCATGTCAGAAGTTAAAAGAATTACCGCACCTTTCGATAAAAGCGTAGTAAAAAGCCTAAAGGCGGGCGATAACGTCCTAATCAGTGGCACCATCATCGCAGCTCGCGATGCCGCGCACAAGGCTCTAACCGAAACCCTCGCTCGCGGCGAGAAGCTACCCGTAAATTTAGCAGGCGAGACGATATATTATCTGGGACCGACCCCCGCCAAACCGGGTCAGGCTATCGGTGCTGCGGGACCTACGACTAGTGGACGAATGGACAAATACACTCCGACGATGATAAACGAAGTCGGCATCAACGGCATGATCGGCAAGGGCTACCGCTCCGACGCCGTCGTAGAGGCGATGAAAAAATCAGGCTGCGTCTATATGGTCGCTATCGGCGGAGCGGGCGCGCTAATCAGCCAAAGTATCAAAAAATATGAAGTATTGGCCTATCCCGAGCTCGGCCCCGAGGCGGTTGCGCGACTTACCGTAGAGGATTTTCCGGCTATCGTAGCGATCGACAGCGAGGGCAATAACTTCTACGAAGTCGGACAGGCGCCTTATAGAAAAATTTAAATTTGCTAGCGGCGTCCGCGCGGCGCTTTTTGCGGCGCGAGCGTTCGTAAATTTATCGGCGTTCGCTCGGGCGCCCTAAATTTCGCAGCATAATCTGCGGCGTTTGTTTCGCGAAATTTTACGACTCGGCGCAGTGAAATTTTATAGCGAAATTTAAACGCGTTCGTAAAATTTTATCTCCATTTGCGGCATGGAATTTTTAGAATTTCGCGCCGCTTAAATTCCTACAAAAATTCCGTCTTTGTTTCATTTAAACAATCCGCTGCTAAAATTTAACCGAAAATTTATCCAAGTCTAAATTTCAAAATTTTGGCGCCGTTCGTAAGCAAATTTAAAGCCCGCAGGCGTCATAATCCATCTTAAATTTAAAAGGGGCAAAATGGGCGCGAGCGAGCTGGAGAAGATCAGACTGGGGCTTTTGTATAAGGCGAAAAGAAATACGATCTTAGCGGCGGCGTGCATGCTCGGCTATGGCGTGTTTTTGTTATACAAGCTACGCGACGGAGGAGAGATGACAGATTTGTTGCCTCTTATCGGATTATTCGCGGTTGTTCTTATAGTAGCCGTTTTGTGCGATGAAAGCTCCATAAAAGCTAAGATAATCTACGCTGCCTGCCTTTTTGCTATGAGCCTATTTCTAAACGATTTACAAAATCGCCCCACGATTTCCAAATATATCTTACTCGCGATTATAATTTTAATCTTGGCTGCTTCGAGCTTATTCGTATTATTTAGAGTCTTCAAACGAGATTATTCGATAAAATTTCGGCGCGCTTTTAAAGAGCACTATTTAATGCCCTATTTTAAGGCGTTCGGCTACCGATATGAAATTTCAGGCGATATCGATCCCGCCAAACTCAAGCTCTCCGGGCTCTTTTTTCGACTAGACAGATATCTAGGCGGCAACGACAGGGTCTCGGGCGTTTATGACGGCGTGAAGTTCGCATTTTGCGACGTGAGCTTATTTAATAGATTTTCGGAAAGCGAAATCCTCGGCACCTTTTTCTACGCGGAATTTAACAAACGCATAAGCGCCAAAACCCTGATTTTTCCCGCTCATGCCGGCGCGCCGAACACCCTCGGGCTAAAAAAGATCGATATGGACGATGCGGAGTTTAACGCCGCCTTCGCCGTGTATTGCGAGGACGCGGCGGGCGCGATGTATATTCTAACGCCCGCCTTTATGCGGAGGCTCTTGCGCTTCGCAGGCGCCGTAGCCGCGCCCGTTAGCCTTAGCTTTTTAGATAGCAAAATTTATATTTTCGTAAATACGGGGCGCGATAATTTCGAGCCCGACATCGACGAAAGCGTGCTGCGCCGCGACCCTGCCGCGCAGCTCAAGCGCGAGCTTTCGCACTTTTTGGCGATCGTAAAAAACCTAAAACTAAACGAAAGAATTTGGAGCTAGCGGGCGACTCGCCGCAGCTTTGCGTGTCACAGCCTCGCGCACTATAGCTTCACGCTCCGTGCTGCGACCTCGCACGCCGTAAAATTTGAAATTTTAAAATTCCGCTTTTTGATTTTGCACTTTGGAATTTTACGTGCCCTAAAATCCCGCGCGTTTTGAAATTTAAAATTTTAATCCACGCTGAGGAATTCTGCACCGCAAAATTTAAAACGTAAAATCGCTTTTATAAATTTAGGCGGCAACTTCGCCGCGAGAATTTACGCTATAAAATTCCGCAAAATTCCGAAATTTGAAATTGCTTGAAGTTGCAAAATTTCGTGAGGCTGCCATTTGAAATTCGCCTTTAAAGCATAAGGCTAAGCAGCAGCAAAAATCCGATGAAGCTTAGGGCGTTGCCGAAGGAGCCGCCGATGTGATCACCGAGCCACGTCAGCACGAGCGCGCCGCCTAAACGCAGACCTATTTGTAGCGCCACGCCCGCGATAAAATCTATCACGCGCCAAAGTCCGCTGCGCGTATCGCCGAGCTTCATGCCGCGGCTTTGATTCCATAGTCCGCTTACGCGGTAGTCTTTGTAGCGAGCGCGGAGAACATCGCCGTTTTGCAGCTCGAAGCTCTGCGAGGCGTCCTTTGCCTTGACGGGTGCCGCGGCTTCGGCAGAGCTGGCGGAATTTATAGAATTTTCTGCGTTTAAATTCTTAAATTCCGCAGAATTCTCGCCGTCCGCAAGCTCCGCTAAATTTTGATCCGCACGTAGCGCGTCAGAGACGATACGCCGCTTGCTGTCGCCCGATAAATACAGCCAATCCAGCGCGAAGCCATAGTAATAAACGTCGCCGCTTTGCAGCACGCGCACGCCGCTAGCATAGCCCTCCGCTTCGCCGCTTCGCTTGGGCTCTTTGGAGTGCGCGAGAGCCGCAAATATGCGTCCAAACTTCGCGGCGTGCCAGTCTCTTCGCATAAATCTAAAGCTGCAATACGCAAAAGGCGCGAGGATGAGCAGGGCTAGCAGTCCGGCAGGAGCCCTTGCATCAAAGATAAAAATTATGCAGTAGATGCTCATCGCGGCTAGCGCTACGCCGAAGGCTGCGAATATCGCGGCGAGTGCCGTGCTGCCGGCGTCCCTCCAGCGCTGCGCGCCTAGGCTAAGATTAACGAAATCTAGCGGAGAGAGGGCGAGGTTTGCCTGGGCGCCGTGCTCCTCGCGGGTAGAATTTAAAGAGAGGGAGCCGCTTAAATCTTTGCAATTTAAATTCGAAGCATAAAACTTCGTATCGGCGCTCGCCTGCTCGTTAAAGCCTTCGCGGATCAGGCTCAAAGCGGCGGAATTTATACCGCTACGATCTTTGCCCACTAAATCAGATACCACAGAATTTTGACGTGCACTTGTCGCGGTATCGCTATGTGCGTCGCAGTTTGAATTTGTGGCGGTGGAATTTTTGCTATTTGGAGTTTCGCAGCTAAGGCACAGCATGGAATTTTCGCCGCTTAAATCGGCGCCGTTTAAAGCGCTTCGGCTAGAATTTAAGCTCCTCAAAGCCTCGCGGCTGGAATTTAAACTCGAAGCCTCATATATCACCGCCAGCTCGTCGCCCTCGCGTATCGGCAGATAAAGTCCGTCGCGTTTTAAGTCCAAATTTCCCGCAAAGCGCAAGCGCTCCAGCGTAAAGCTAAATTTAGCCGCGTCTGCAGCTGCGGGCTCAAGCTTCAAATCCCTAGCCGTGCCGCGAGCAAGCTTTATACGTCGCGGCGAAAGAAATTTAGCAAATCCCATGCGCGCCTTTCAGATCTCGCAAAATTCCACTCCTCCTATTTCGCGGCGGATTTTTTGCGGATCTGGATATTGATGAGCTCAACAAGCAGCGAAAACGCCATCGAGAAGTAGATGTAGCCCTTAGGTATGTGAAAGCCCAGCCCGTCGGCGATCAGCGAAACGCCCACCAAAATCAAAAACGCAAGCGCTAAAATTTTGATCGTCGGGTTTGCGTCCACAAAGCGCGCAATCGCGCCGCTAGCGAGCATCATCACGCCCACGGCGATAACGACTGCGAGGATCATCACGGGCAGGTGCTGCGCCATGCCCACGGCGGTGATGACGCTGTCGAGCGAAAAGATGATGTCCAAAACGGCGATCTGCACGAGCGTGCCACCGAAGCTTGCCTTGCCGCTGCTAGCGCTGCGCTCGTGTGCCTCGCCAGTGGCGCTGGAGTGGATCTCGAGCGTGGATTTGACGAGCAGAAACAATCCGCCGCCGATCAGCACGAGGTCGCGTCCGCTAAAATCGCGCGCGAGCACGCTAAATAGCGGCTTAGTTAGTCCCATGATCCAGCTTAGGCTAAGAAGTAGCAGTATGCGCGTGAACATCGCAAGCGCAAGCCCCATTATACGGGCGCGTCCGCGCTGCGCCTCGGGCAGGCGGCCGCACAAAATCGCGATAAAGATGATATTATCGATGCCAAGCACGATCTCAAGCCCCGTGAGCGTCGCCAGGCTGATCCATGCCTCGGGTGAGGCGATCCATTCAAACATCGGTTTCCTTTGGGTGAAAATTTAAGCCGTGATGATAGCGAAAGTTTGGTTAAAATTTCTAAATTTTGCGACCTTTGCGCGCGAAACAGCGCGTGGAATTTCGGCGATGCGATGCGGACGGTTTATCTTGGAATTTTACCGCAAGACCATTTCGCTAAAAGACGCAAAGCGCCGCATGCGCGGCAAAATTGCGGCGCGCAGAATTTCTTGGATTGAGAGAACGGAATTTTGGTGGCGAAATTTTAAAATTTAGGCTCTAAATTTATACGTTTTTAAGCAGGGGGGGGGTAGCATTATTTTCAGAATTTATCTCAAAGGAGCGAAGATGAAATATGCACTAGGTGTCGCGCTTGCGACGTTGATTTTAACAGGATGCGGCGCAGACGAAGTAGAGCTCGTGAAAAACTACACTTTGCCCGATTTTAAATCTATGAGTATCGGCACGGCGATCGAGGGCTCGAAAATGTGTAAAAATATCACGTGGAGCAAAGAGGAGAACGGCGGATTAAAGACGGTCAAAATGGTTTGCGACTTGGATATGGAGAAAGTACTGGCAAATATTATAGAATCAAATAAAAAGCGCGAGCAAGATATGTTGAGCCGTATTTTAGATAGCGCTATGATCTTTTATGGAGGAAAGACTTATGACAAGCAAAATCTGCTTAAGATAGCGAACGAGCATTGCAAAATAAACGATGCGAAATTTCAAGAAACGATCAAGACTAAAGGGAAAATAGATTATGACGATCAAAAAATGCTAGTTGATTGTGATGATAAGCTAAAAGATGAAATACTAAAGCCCGGCGA
It contains:
- a CDS encoding multiheme c-type cytochrome; amino-acid sequence: MLKKVAILIACIASFAFAEMPAQHANMSASDANVSNSVNVSLTKNLKVNRQLTPLARRCVECHAEKTPGVVADWKMSRHAHVGVSCTDCHSQPADSPMAAKEPHPKDTDNHISVLVSPKTCAKCHSNEVKEFENSGHARGAMQMQANKGIVDLMYHYEGRDIPDLKHAPDITGCSQCHGSVVKMDEHNKPTKETWPVYGIGTVYPDGSVGGCKSCHSGHKFSIAEARKPAACASCHLGPDHPDIEIYNNSMHGHVFNAEGNEWKFDSAPGTWAVPDYRAPTCATCHISGGVGDLNSTHNVSQRLKWNLWLPKSNLRTGGNETAVSEFLNTGKLNIGNPLAGNLNGPEAARAEMKQVCKECHASTHTNNFFEAGDKQVLLYNVYNDEATKMLKELKEKKLLKDDPWADAFQRIYYVSWHHEGRRMRQGALMGGPDYSHWHGVFEVKNDIREMREIYERRIKTGKIEE
- a CDS encoding DUF3137 domain-containing protein — translated: MGASELEKIRLGLLYKAKRNTILAAACMLGYGVFLLYKLRDGGEMTDLLPLIGLFAVVLIVAVLCDESSIKAKIIYAACLFAMSLFLNDLQNRPTISKYILLAIIILILAASSLFVLFRVFKRDYSIKFRRAFKEHYLMPYFKAFGYRYEISGDIDPAKLKLSGLFFRLDRYLGGNDRVSGVYDGVKFAFCDVSLFNRFSESEILGTFFYAEFNKRISAKTLIFPAHAGAPNTLGLKKIDMDDAEFNAAFAVYCEDAAGAMYILTPAFMRRLLRFAGAVAAPVSLSFLDSKIYIFVNTGRDNFEPDIDESVLRRDPAAQLKRELSHFLAIVKNLKLNERIWS
- a CDS encoding NapC/NirT family cytochrome c; translated protein: MKKKTLVLLVGACVLIGMILSLGIAEMVHLTGTDKFCVSCHTMQPMANAFHNDVHGGNNPQGFKADCVACHVSHENTFMYLWTKALTSANDVYKTVFTDADKIDWQEKRKERNHFVYESGCLSCHRNLKEQNNQVNKAWLAHRDYFAGTTGKTCVQCHENVGHKNMGIEITKYWDKYNRENNKTK
- a CDS encoding Fe-S-containing hydro-lyase translates to MSEVKRITAPFDKSVVKSLKAGDNVLISGTIIAARDAAHKALTETLARGEKLPVNLAGETIYYLGPTPAKPGQAIGAAGPTTSGRMDKYTPTMINEVGINGMIGKGYRSDAVVEAMKKSGCVYMVAIGGAGALISQSIKKYEVLAYPELGPEAVARLTVEDFPAIVAIDSEGNNFYEVGQAPYRKI
- a CDS encoding fumarate hydratase → MKTIQAAEITKVVSELCKKACYQVTPDMRAAFEKARENETSPIGKDILGKLLQNADLAAKEVAPICQDTGMTVVFVELGQDVHIEGGYLEDAINAGVADGYVGGYLRKSVVAEPLFERKNTTNNTPAVINTRIVPGDKLKIKVAPKGFGSENKSVLKMLVPADGIEGVKKVFLEAVKYAGPNACPPMVVGVGIGGTMDKAALLAKQAAVRSIDSRNPDERYAKLEDELLEMARATGVGPQGLGGINTAVKVNVEWYPTHIAGLPVAVNINCHAARHADAEL
- a CDS encoding TerC family protein, with translation MFEWIASPEAWISLATLTGLEIVLGIDNIIFIAILCGRLPEAQRGRARIMGLALAMFTRILLLLSLSWIMGLTKPLFSVLARDFSGRDLVLIGGGLFLLVKSTLEIHSSATGEAHERSASSGKASFGGTLVQIAVLDIIFSLDSVITAVGMAQHLPVMILAVVIAVGVMMLASGAIARFVDANPTIKILALAFLILVGVSLIADGLGFHIPKGYIYFSMAFSLLVELINIQIRKKSAAK